From the genome of Pelobacter propionicus DSM 2379, one region includes:
- the radA gene encoding DNA repair protein RadA yields the protein MKVKTVFSCQNCGCQSPKWLGKCPDCGSWNSMTEEASAPRQAAPSGERSKPIPICDVPAQSETRIASDLGELDRVLGGGIVPGSLVLIGGDPGIGKSTLLLQAMHNLAASAGQVLYVSGEESASQTRLRGERLGASHKRLLILAENSLEAIIAHATALKPTVMVIDSIQTVWTSALESAPGSVSQVRESAGKLMLLAKGLDIPVFIVGHVTKDGAIAGPRVLEHIVDTVLYFEGDGSHPFRILRAVKNRFGSTNEIGVFEMKREGLIGVENPSELFLSERPLGAPGSVVTASLEGSRPLLVELQALVTKTSYPVPRRTTIGVDHNRLALLVAVLEKKVGLHLAGLDIFLNAAGGVRLNEPAADLAMIMAVASSHLDRIIPPQTVVLGEVGLTGEVRAITQPEQRIAEAEKLGFQSCIIPAGNLRRLTKSKIRLEGVASVDEAMQLLMQ from the coding sequence ATGAAGGTGAAAACCGTTTTTTCCTGCCAGAACTGCGGCTGCCAGTCCCCCAAGTGGCTGGGCAAGTGCCCCGATTGCGGTTCCTGGAACAGCATGACCGAGGAGGCCTCCGCCCCGCGCCAGGCCGCACCGTCCGGCGAGCGTTCCAAGCCGATACCGATCTGCGACGTGCCGGCCCAGTCGGAAACCAGGATCGCATCCGACTTGGGAGAATTGGACCGAGTGCTGGGAGGAGGCATCGTGCCCGGCTCGCTGGTGCTGATCGGCGGCGACCCGGGCATCGGCAAGTCGACCCTGCTGCTTCAGGCTATGCACAACCTGGCCGCTTCAGCCGGGCAGGTATTGTACGTTTCGGGCGAGGAGTCAGCCTCCCAGACCCGCCTGCGGGGCGAACGCCTGGGTGCGTCCCACAAGCGACTGCTCATCCTGGCGGAGAACTCTCTGGAGGCGATCATTGCCCATGCCACAGCCCTCAAACCAACGGTCATGGTGATCGACTCCATCCAGACCGTCTGGACCTCGGCTCTGGAATCGGCGCCCGGCAGCGTCAGCCAGGTGCGGGAATCCGCCGGCAAGCTGATGCTGCTGGCCAAGGGCCTGGACATACCGGTATTCATTGTCGGCCACGTCACAAAGGACGGCGCCATCGCCGGGCCGCGGGTGCTAGAGCATATCGTTGATACGGTGCTCTATTTCGAAGGGGACGGCAGCCACCCCTTCCGCATCCTGCGGGCGGTGAAGAACCGCTTCGGCTCGACCAACGAGATCGGTGTCTTTGAAATGAAGCGGGAAGGGCTGATCGGCGTGGAGAATCCGTCGGAACTGTTCCTCTCCGAGCGCCCCCTGGGCGCACCGGGATCGGTGGTAACAGCATCCCTGGAGGGGAGTCGCCCGCTGCTGGTGGAACTTCAGGCTCTGGTCACCAAGACATCCTACCCAGTCCCGCGGCGAACAACCATCGGGGTCGACCACAACCGCCTTGCGCTCCTTGTGGCGGTGCTGGAGAAAAAGGTCGGCCTGCATCTGGCCGGACTGGATATTTTCTTAAACGCGGCAGGCGGCGTGCGCCTCAATGAACCGGCCGCCGACCTGGCCATGATCATGGCGGTTGCCTCCAGCCACCTGGACAGGATCATCCCGCCCCAGACCGTCGTACTGGGCGAGGTGGGGCTGACGGGAGAGGTGCGCGCCATCACCCAACCGGAGCAGCGCATCGCCGAAGCAGAGAAGCTCGGTTTTCAGTCCTGCATCATCCCCGCCGGCAACCTGAGGCGGCTCACGAAAAGCAAGATCAGGCTTGAGGGGGTTGCCTCGGTGGATGAGGCCATGCAGTTGCTTATGCAGTGA
- a CDS encoding HEAT repeat domain-containing protein produces MDFYRPSSSQETSDALASIYRTLRAWKFYPTGHPGRTNSIRQAHAAMQALLAGHSLTLVSGRTGFSLPDGGALKDATRLSLALSFELFSRRVQRITFLADLFPEDLLDLVRTLALSPEEVHAAGGMEKIMAERGVRTIWVNELDLSAIQGKRRGVEASGIVPPGVDELERPVVSVVAESEALPVSAEDRPDSEETLRSLLLRLARARDGHEYLMLVRQATACADLMVSRNSLAPLLPLVELLALHAHGPDREMGEHARSGLEQLAGQRALLLFLLDPPADTEGAAPETLATLFSSADTAAISLVVELLAASESRARRKALATLLVQAGERAVPAITAMMSDQRWYVIRNLVAILGDIASPGVLPVLRECLRHEDNRVCKEAIRSLAKIGGRDAETAIIAVLKGNDPLLLPQAMASLGGMRSRRSVGALMQLICADDLFLKSLPLKINALAAVAMIGDSSVVPRLLEMLQRRPLMARNRWTALKIHVVTCLAGLGEPRAIPVLRKMAHASGELGHACTVVIDSMERTGGGRRAGA; encoded by the coding sequence ATGGATTTCTACCGTCCTTCCTCTTCTCAGGAAACCAGTGATGCCTTAGCCAGCATCTACAGGACGTTACGGGCGTGGAAGTTCTACCCCACGGGACACCCCGGCCGTACGAACAGCATCAGGCAGGCCCACGCGGCCATGCAGGCCCTGCTTGCCGGTCATTCCCTGACACTCGTCTCCGGCCGTACCGGTTTTTCCCTTCCCGATGGTGGGGCGCTCAAGGATGCGACGCGCCTGTCGCTGGCCCTTTCCTTCGAACTCTTCAGCAGGCGTGTGCAGAGGATAACCTTTCTCGCCGATCTCTTTCCCGAGGATCTCCTGGATCTGGTCAGGACCCTTGCCCTGTCTCCGGAAGAGGTTCATGCGGCCGGCGGTATGGAAAAAATCATGGCCGAACGGGGCGTACGGACCATCTGGGTCAACGAACTGGATCTCTCCGCCATCCAGGGGAAGCGGCGCGGCGTGGAGGCGAGCGGCATCGTGCCACCGGGGGTTGATGAGCTTGAACGGCCGGTTGTCTCCGTCGTCGCGGAGAGTGAAGCGTTGCCTGTCTCCGCTGAGGATCGGCCCGACTCGGAAGAGACGCTGCGATCCCTGCTGCTTCGCCTGGCCAGGGCACGGGATGGGCATGAGTATCTGATGCTGGTGCGCCAGGCTACCGCCTGTGCCGATCTCATGGTGTCGCGGAACAGCCTGGCCCCGTTGCTGCCTCTGGTGGAACTGTTGGCGCTGCACGCCCATGGCCCGGACCGGGAGATGGGTGAACATGCCCGCTCCGGGCTGGAACAGCTGGCCGGCCAGCGGGCGCTGCTGCTTTTTCTGCTCGATCCGCCGGCCGACACGGAGGGCGCGGCTCCGGAGACCCTGGCGACGCTGTTCAGCTCCGCGGACACTGCCGCCATTTCCCTCGTGGTGGAGCTGCTGGCGGCCAGCGAAAGCCGCGCCCGGCGCAAGGCGCTGGCCACCCTGCTGGTTCAGGCGGGGGAGCGGGCCGTGCCGGCGATTACGGCTATGATGTCGGACCAGCGCTGGTACGTGATCCGCAATCTGGTTGCCATTCTGGGAGATATCGCCAGCCCCGGGGTGTTACCGGTCCTGCGTGAGTGCCTTCGGCATGAAGATAACCGGGTCTGCAAGGAGGCTATCCGCAGCCTGGCAAAAATCGGTGGCAGGGATGCCGAGACGGCCATCATTGCCGTTCTCAAGGGAAATGATCCGTTGCTGCTCCCCCAGGCCATGGCGTCCCTGGGCGGGATGCGCAGCCGCCGGTCGGTGGGGGCGCTGATGCAGCTCATCTGCGCGGACGACCTGTTCCTGAAGAGTTTGCCTCTCAAGATCAATGCCCTGGCTGCAGTCGCCATGATCGGCGATAGCTCCGTTGTGCCGCGCCTGCTGGAGATGCTGCAGCGTCGTCCGCTGATGGCACGTAACCGCTGGACCGCCCTGAAGATCCATGTGGTCACCTGTTTGGCTGGGCTGGGCGAGCCGCGCGCCATCCCGGTTCTCAGGAAGATGGCGCATGCATCGGGAGAGCTTGGGCATGCCTGCACTGTTGTTATCGACTCCATGGAGCGGACGGGAGGCGGCAGACGTGCAGGCGCTTGA
- a CDS encoding HD-GYP domain-containing protein — protein sequence MPALLLSTPWSGREAADVQALDKQAALRMVTVFSGAVKGMAFYPASHPAISQPLLELDRSMAALLRRVPSFSWVIVDGALLFDDHLFIAPSAAVVDLVNRMMEKEVGRITFSAGLALDELQGFVRLLSARNNGLDEIRSALKLARIDHIRLLRQDEECAGVHEDGESEGDHREIYGSALGAIRGVCRDIEQGRIPSSAPVIRVVDRMADITMRDPSTLLGLSMIKDYDNYTFTHCVNVGVLAMALGASLGLDISLVRELGIAGQLHDIGKTLVPKQILNKPGKLSSLEFEEIKRHPDLGYTIICQMEGISQRIARVVLGHHVHFNRNGYPDRARTLPLDQMIDIVAVADTYDAVTTVRVYQFPVTPQTALDKLWSMAGTVLDGELVKRFAGMMGKYPVGTLVRLDTNEVAVVYRPNPLDEEAPLVRVLFEADGTLLEAPRDLALVKPDGCRYAGIVGVVDPLLKNIDVGKYVMAEERLSAGC from the coding sequence ATGCCTGCACTGTTGTTATCGACTCCATGGAGCGGACGGGAGGCGGCAGACGTGCAGGCGCTTGACAAGCAGGCCGCCCTGCGGATGGTCACCGTTTTTTCCGGCGCGGTCAAGGGAATGGCCTTCTATCCCGCGTCGCACCCCGCCATCAGCCAGCCACTGCTGGAGCTTGACAGGAGCATGGCTGCCCTGCTCAGGCGCGTCCCCAGTTTTTCCTGGGTGATCGTTGATGGCGCCCTGCTCTTCGATGATCACCTCTTCATCGCTCCCTCCGCAGCAGTTGTCGACCTGGTCAATCGCATGATGGAAAAGGAGGTCGGCCGCATAACCTTCTCGGCCGGGCTGGCCCTTGACGAGCTGCAGGGATTTGTCCGCCTCCTGTCAGCCAGGAACAACGGTCTGGACGAGATCCGCTCCGCCCTTAAGCTGGCACGCATCGATCATATCCGACTGCTGCGCCAGGATGAGGAGTGCGCCGGCGTCCATGAGGACGGCGAGTCGGAGGGGGATCACCGGGAAATTTACGGCAGTGCCCTGGGCGCCATCCGCGGCGTCTGTCGCGATATCGAGCAGGGGCGCATACCCAGCAGCGCCCCGGTCATCCGGGTGGTGGACCGCATGGCCGACATCACCATGCGGGACCCCTCGACCCTGTTGGGGCTGAGCATGATCAAGGATTACGACAACTACACCTTTACCCACTGCGTCAACGTGGGGGTGCTGGCCATGGCCTTGGGCGCGTCCCTGGGGCTGGATATTTCCCTGGTCAGGGAACTGGGCATTGCCGGGCAGTTGCACGATATCGGCAAGACCCTGGTGCCCAAACAGATCCTCAACAAGCCGGGAAAGCTCTCCAGTCTCGAGTTCGAGGAAATCAAGCGCCACCCGGACCTGGGCTACACCATCATCTGCCAGATGGAGGGGATCAGCCAGCGCATTGCCCGGGTCGTGCTGGGGCACCATGTGCACTTCAACCGCAACGGCTATCCGGACCGGGCCCGTACCCTGCCACTCGATCAGATGATCGATATTGTCGCTGTCGCGGATACCTACGATGCCGTTACCACCGTGCGGGTCTACCAGTTTCCGGTCACTCCCCAGACAGCCCTGGACAAGCTGTGGAGCATGGCAGGCACGGTGCTGGACGGGGAGCTGGTGAAGCGTTTCGCCGGGATGATGGGAAAATATCCGGTGGGGACGCTGGTACGGTTGGACACCAACGAAGTGGCGGTGGTGTACCGCCCCAATCCGCTGGACGAGGAGGCGCCCCTGGTCAGGGTGCTGTTCGAGGCTGACGGAACCCTGCTTGAAGCGCCCCGCGATCTTGCCCTGGTCAAGCCGGACGGCTGCCGTTACGCTGGTATCGTCGGGGTGGTTGATCCGCTCCTCAAGAATATCGACGTGGGTAAATATGTTATGGCCGAGGAGCGTCTATCGGCAGGATGCTGA
- a CDS encoding HEAT repeat domain-containing protein: MHETVLRRIQALRPLLRDTTPEVRDAAAGAIERLEGISSLDEILLSLKRGDMGTRIKAIYSLGKIGGERVIPALVYCTRRPEDDIRAVAVEVLGSLGNTATLPALLERLDDRSAAIQARAIAVLGNFSATPELHGRLRPFLDADDGSREAEAALALARLGDHSSAARIEALLASPHPSTRQAAATALSILPIDAPRP, from the coding sequence ATGCACGAAACCGTTCTACGGAGAATACAGGCCCTGCGGCCGCTGCTCAGAGACACAACCCCCGAGGTGCGCGACGCCGCCGCAGGGGCTATTGAACGCCTTGAGGGCATTTCGAGCCTGGATGAAATCCTGTTGTCTCTGAAAAGGGGGGACATGGGAACACGGATCAAGGCGATCTATTCCCTGGGAAAGATCGGTGGCGAGAGGGTCATCCCTGCCTTGGTCTACTGCACACGGCGGCCCGAGGATGATATCAGGGCGGTTGCGGTGGAGGTGCTGGGCTCGCTCGGCAACACCGCCACGCTGCCGGCACTGCTGGAGAGGCTGGATGACCGGTCTGCCGCCATCCAGGCCAGGGCCATCGCGGTCCTGGGCAATTTCAGCGCCACCCCCGAACTGCACGGCCGACTGCGACCCTTTCTGGATGCCGATGACGGTTCACGGGAGGCCGAGGCGGCGCTGGCCCTGGCCCGCCTGGGTGACCACTCCTCCGCCGCTCGCATCGAGGCCCTGCTCGCCTCACCACACCCATCCACCCGCCAGGCAGCCGCCACCGCCCTCAGCATCCTGCCGATAGACGCTCCTCGGCCATAA
- the mtgA gene encoding monofunctional biosynthetic peptidoglycan transglycosylase: MIRFFKLLLLAVGIYLLYVVISLAMLRPVTDLVNRKFTTTIQVKDWQGDYHPFVVGPKNRYWTRSAQIPPEMKWAVILAEDSNFYKHEGFDVKAIKQAIKYDLEKKSFVRGASTITQQTAKNLFLSREKTVTRKVKELYLAWRMERELTKGRIIELYLNVVELGPMVYGIGHGSRYYFGKPASALTTRECAFLAAMLPGPRLAYNPYKNLRRVLQRSDMIIRLLYKKGVLDRNEYRAALAEQPNISGLQRKVDREIAQPPVFQSPSSARQEEPTEPPLTDLPAEPPEAGAEPAAVPTAPENGAEQVVPLSEGAER; this comes from the coding sequence GTGATACGTTTTTTTAAGCTGCTGCTGCTGGCCGTGGGAATTTATCTGCTCTACGTTGTTATCTCCTTGGCCATGCTGCGGCCGGTAACCGACCTGGTGAACAGAAAATTCACCACGACCATTCAGGTAAAGGACTGGCAGGGGGATTACCACCCCTTCGTGGTCGGTCCCAAAAACCGCTACTGGACCCGTTCCGCCCAGATACCGCCGGAAATGAAGTGGGCCGTGATCTTGGCGGAGGACAGCAACTTCTACAAACACGAGGGTTTTGACGTCAAGGCCATCAAGCAGGCTATCAAATACGACCTGGAAAAGAAGAGTTTCGTCCGCGGCGCCTCCACCATCACCCAGCAGACAGCCAAAAACCTGTTCCTCTCCCGGGAAAAGACCGTCACCCGCAAGGTCAAGGAGTTGTATCTGGCCTGGCGCATGGAGCGGGAACTGACCAAGGGGCGCATCATCGAGCTGTACCTGAATGTGGTTGAGCTGGGGCCGATGGTCTACGGTATCGGCCATGGTTCGCGCTACTACTTCGGAAAACCGGCTTCGGCCCTGACTACCCGCGAGTGCGCCTTCCTGGCTGCCATGCTTCCCGGTCCCCGGCTGGCCTACAACCCCTACAAGAATCTGCGCCGCGTCCTGCAACGCTCGGACATGATTATCCGGCTGCTCTACAAAAAAGGCGTCCTGGACCGCAACGAATACCGGGCAGCCCTGGCGGAACAACCCAACATCAGCGGGTTGCAGCGCAAGGTGGACCGGGAGATTGCCCAGCCGCCGGTTTTCCAGTCGCCGTCGTCGGCCAGGCAGGAGGAGCCGACGGAGCCGCCCCTGACGGATCTGCCGGCTGAGCCGCCTGAGGCGGGCGCCGAGCCGGCTGCGGTCCCGACGGCTCCTGAAAATGGCGCTGAACAGGTAGTACCGCTGTCCGAGGGAGCGGAGAGGTAG
- the rlmN gene encoding 23S rRNA (adenine(2503)-C(2))-methyltransferase RlmN, whose amino-acid sequence MTEKTDLKNLTLPALEQFLRGQGKERFRATQVFKWIYQHDARSFQEMTNISKDLRAELEAKAYISNLEPEAVEVGGDGTRKYLFGLEDGNSVESVLIPDEGRNTLCISSQVGCAMGCAFCLTGTFRLTRNLTTAEIVNQIMAVRRDVEIRNIVMMGMGEPLHNLDNVIPAIHIMIDGNGLQLSNRRVTVSTCGLAPEMERLGRELPNVNLAVSLNATTDELRDRIMPINRRYPLKELLSACREFPLPGRRKVTFEYVMLGGLNDTLEDAKRLLRLTSDIPNKVNLIPFNEFQGCEFRSPTRAAIDAFHKYLIDRHVTVITRDSRGSDISAACGQLKGKLDAARQPTE is encoded by the coding sequence ATGACCGAAAAAACCGACCTGAAAAACCTGACCCTGCCTGCTCTGGAGCAGTTTCTGCGGGGGCAGGGCAAGGAGCGCTTCCGCGCCACCCAGGTCTTCAAATGGATCTACCAGCACGATGCCCGCAGCTTCCAGGAGATGACCAACATATCCAAGGATCTGCGGGCGGAGCTGGAGGCGAAGGCGTACATCAGCAACCTGGAGCCGGAGGCCGTTGAGGTGGGCGGCGACGGTACGCGCAAGTACCTGTTCGGCCTGGAAGACGGCAATTCGGTGGAGTCGGTGCTCATACCGGACGAGGGGCGCAACACCCTCTGCATCTCCTCCCAGGTGGGGTGCGCCATGGGGTGCGCGTTCTGTCTCACCGGGACGTTCAGGCTGACCCGCAACCTGACCACGGCCGAGATCGTCAACCAGATCATGGCCGTGCGGCGCGATGTGGAGATACGCAACATCGTCATGATGGGCATGGGGGAGCCGCTGCACAACCTGGATAACGTCATCCCGGCCATCCACATCATGATCGACGGTAATGGCCTGCAGCTCTCCAACCGCCGAGTCACGGTCTCCACCTGCGGACTGGCGCCGGAGATGGAGCGACTTGGCCGGGAGTTGCCCAACGTCAATCTGGCCGTATCGCTGAACGCCACCACCGACGAACTGCGCGACCGGATCATGCCGATCAACCGCCGCTATCCGCTGAAGGAGCTGCTCAGCGCCTGCCGGGAGTTCCCGCTTCCCGGACGCCGCAAGGTCACCTTCGAATACGTCATGCTGGGGGGGCTGAACGACACGCTGGAGGATGCCAAGCGGCTGTTGCGCCTGACTAGCGATATCCCCAACAAGGTCAACCTGATTCCCTTTAACGAGTTCCAGGGGTGTGAATTCCGCTCTCCCACCCGGGCGGCCATCGATGCCTTTCACAAATACCTGATCGACCGCCATGTGACGGTGATTACCCGCGACAGCCGCGGCAGTGACATCTCCGCTGCCTGCGGCCAGTTGAAGGGAAAGCTTGACGCGGCTAGACAGCCGACGGAATAG
- a CDS encoding V4R domain-containing protein has translation MGEESRRKYEFSWSLLGDLEQGRPNLGLHTRLEVYRLMQFSFRDVLEQRFGPEETDRIFYDAGYLAGREFHSHLIGPQSDLGAFVTKLQGVLREMGIGILRVEESEPEKGCFVITVSEDLDCSGLPETGVQYCTYDEGFIAALLEGFCGKKFVVKEVDCWCTGDRTCRFRAEADVP, from the coding sequence ATGGGTGAAGAGAGCAGAAGGAAATATGAGTTCTCCTGGAGTCTTCTGGGGGACCTGGAACAGGGGCGTCCCAATCTTGGCTTGCACACCCGGCTGGAGGTGTATCGCCTGATGCAGTTCAGCTTCCGCGATGTCTTGGAACAACGCTTCGGCCCGGAAGAGACAGACCGCATATTTTACGATGCGGGCTACCTGGCCGGCAGGGAGTTTCATAGCCACCTGATTGGTCCGCAGAGCGACCTGGGCGCGTTCGTCACCAAGCTGCAGGGGGTGCTGAGGGAGATGGGCATCGGCATCCTGCGCGTCGAGGAGAGCGAGCCGGAGAAAGGCTGCTTCGTTATCACCGTATCGGAAGACCTGGACTGCTCCGGCCTGCCCGAAACTGGGGTGCAGTATTGCACCTACGACGAGGGGTTCATAGCGGCCCTGCTGGAGGGCTTCTGTGGTAAAAAATTCGTGGTCAAGGAGGTGGATTGCTGGTGCACCGGTGATCGCACCTGCCGCTTCAGGGCCGAGGCGGATGTCCCATGA
- a CDS encoding sensor domain-containing diguanylate cyclase has product MSDSTCRILEQLAKGRVPEAIPDDAVCADELRRLAEYLAAVQCFTVALGNGDLSTSLTGFGGPVAGGLKSLQASLRHLTWQTRQVAAGDFSQRVDFMGEFAASFNAMVVSLAEARRDMERMNARLQEELAQQLAMAEALRENQECFRLITENVNVVIWIMDATTLRFTYVGPYITRLRGLSVEEALAETFEESLAPDSRVRVMEKMAQNMERFRQTADVSVFFDSIEVEQLCRDGRCVHVEMVISAITDKAGKLKDFVGVSRDISTRKAVEQELTYLSNHDSLTGLYNRAFFDAELERATHSRDFPLSIIAADLDGLKTVNDTLGHAMGDRLIKGAAAVLLMAFRDDDIISRTGGDEFVVLLPCMGTEAATVLLGRIRACEESYNATEEGPAVRMSLGVATALNSGEVAQALADADARMYADKALRKQKRG; this is encoded by the coding sequence ATGAGCGATTCGACCTGCCGCATACTGGAACAGTTGGCCAAGGGACGTGTGCCGGAGGCCATTCCCGACGATGCCGTCTGCGCCGATGAACTGCGGCGGTTGGCCGAGTATCTTGCGGCTGTACAATGCTTCACCGTTGCGCTGGGCAACGGTGATCTGAGCACGTCGCTCACGGGCTTCGGCGGCCCGGTCGCCGGAGGGCTGAAGTCGCTCCAGGCCAGCCTGCGTCATCTCACCTGGCAGACGCGGCAGGTTGCGGCGGGAGACTTCAGCCAGCGGGTTGATTTCATGGGCGAGTTCGCGGCAAGTTTCAACGCCATGGTTGTCAGTCTGGCCGAGGCGCGCCGGGACATGGAGCGCATGAATGCCAGGTTACAGGAAGAACTGGCCCAGCAGCTGGCCATGGCGGAGGCGTTGCGGGAAAACCAGGAGTGCTTCAGGCTGATCACCGAAAATGTCAACGTGGTTATCTGGATCATGGATGCTACCACGCTGCGCTTCACCTATGTGGGGCCCTATATCACCAGGCTCCGCGGACTGAGTGTTGAGGAGGCGCTGGCCGAGACGTTTGAGGAATCCCTGGCCCCTGATTCACGGGTGCGGGTCATGGAGAAGATGGCGCAGAACATGGAACGCTTTCGCCAGACCGCTGATGTTTCCGTCTTCTTCGACAGCATCGAGGTGGAACAGCTTTGCAGGGATGGTCGTTGTGTTCACGTTGAGATGGTGATCTCAGCCATTACGGATAAAGCGGGAAAACTGAAAGATTTCGTAGGAGTCTCCCGTGACATTTCGACACGCAAGGCTGTCGAGCAAGAGCTTACCTATCTGAGCAACCACGACTCGTTAACCGGACTCTATAACCGGGCATTCTTCGATGCCGAGCTGGAACGGGCGACCCATTCCCGGGACTTTCCCCTGAGCATTATCGCAGCTGACCTGGACGGCCTGAAAACGGTCAACGACACCCTGGGCCACGCCATGGGCGACCGGCTGATCAAGGGGGCTGCCGCTGTCCTGCTGATGGCATTCCGGGATGATGACATTATCTCCCGTACGGGGGGCGACGAATTCGTGGTTCTGCTCCCCTGCATGGGGACCGAGGCCGCGACCGTCCTGCTGGGCCGCATCAGGGCCTGCGAGGAGAGCTACAACGCCACCGAGGAAGGTCCGGCGGTGAGGATGTCGCTGGGAGTGGCAACGGCGCTGAACAGTGGTGAGGTTGCCCAGGCGCTGGCGGATGCCGATGCCCGCATGTATGCCGACAAGGCGTTGCGAAAGCAGAAGAGGGGATAA
- a CDS encoding DEAD/DEAH box helicase — protein sequence MTFEELNLTPAILKAVTACGYTTPTPIQQQAIPVVMTGSDLIATAQTGTGKTAAFVLPALQRLSTPSSVPGKGPRVLVLTPTRELAGQCIDAARSYGRGARLRCGSILGGMPYREQLRLLSAPVDLIVATPGRLLDHLERGSIALNRLEMLVLDEADRMLDMGFSEDMEKIVSAAPQERQTLMFTATMGTTVLKLAEKMLRNPQRIELAVRTSSHELIEQRLHVADNLGHKKELLRHLVSDKGLTRAIIFSATKRDADELARELSREGHPAAPLHGDMNQFARNKTIERMRKGAIRLLVATDVAARGLDVNGISHVINFDLPRFAEDYVHRIGRTGRAGASGIAISFVSPSELSYLERIERFIGKKLPEQNIEGLAPLSVLRRVSGGGAPGKRKSPGGGRYGKTGFKGKASGAQGKPWNNAAKSSPGRTSREPARQPVVEYRSRRAENQSGRTL from the coding sequence ATGACGTTTGAAGAGCTCAACCTCACCCCTGCCATCCTCAAGGCGGTGACCGCCTGCGGCTACACCACCCCGACCCCGATCCAGCAGCAGGCCATTCCGGTGGTCATGACCGGCAGCGACCTGATCGCCACGGCCCAGACCGGCACCGGCAAGACCGCCGCCTTTGTACTGCCGGCGCTGCAGCGGCTCAGCACCCCTTCCTCTGTCCCCGGCAAGGGGCCGCGGGTACTCGTTCTGACCCCCACCCGCGAACTGGCCGGCCAGTGCATTGACGCAGCCCGCAGCTACGGACGTGGAGCACGTCTGCGCTGCGGCTCCATCCTGGGGGGCATGCCCTACCGGGAGCAGTTGCGCCTGCTCTCCGCGCCGGTGGACCTGATCGTCGCCACGCCGGGACGTCTGCTGGACCACCTGGAGCGGGGAAGCATAGCCCTCAACCGCCTGGAGATGCTGGTGCTGGACGAGGCCGACCGCATGCTGGACATGGGCTTCAGCGAAGACATGGAAAAGATTGTTTCCGCCGCTCCCCAAGAACGCCAGACCCTGATGTTCACCGCCACCATGGGTACCACCGTTCTCAAGCTGGCGGAAAAAATGCTGCGCAACCCGCAACGGATCGAGTTGGCAGTGCGCACATCATCCCACGAACTGATCGAGCAGCGCCTGCACGTGGCCGACAACCTGGGCCACAAAAAGGAGCTGTTGCGCCATCTGGTCAGCGACAAGGGCCTGACCAGGGCGATCATCTTCTCGGCCACCAAACGCGATGCCGATGAACTGGCCCGCGAACTGAGCCGCGAGGGGCACCCGGCTGCGCCGCTGCACGGCGACATGAATCAGTTCGCCCGCAACAAGACAATCGAGCGCATGCGCAAGGGCGCCATCCGCCTGCTGGTGGCCACCGACGTGGCTGCCCGTGGACTGGACGTAAACGGCATCAGCCACGTGATCAACTTCGACCTGCCCCGCTTTGCCGAGGATTACGTCCACCGCATCGGCCGCACCGGACGGGCCGGAGCTTCCGGCATCGCCATCTCCTTCGTATCTCCGTCGGAGCTGAGTTATCTGGAGCGCATCGAGCGCTTCATCGGCAAGAAGCTGCCTGAGCAGAACATCGAAGGGCTTGCGCCGCTGTCGGTACTGCGGCGTGTGTCCGGCGGGGGAGCACCGGGGAAGAGAAAATCTCCCGGCGGCGGACGCTACGGAAAGACCGGTTTCAAGGGAAAGGCGTCGGGAGCACAGGGCAAACCCTGGAACAACGCTGCCAAGTCATCCCCAGGCCGCACCTCACGTGAGCCTGCCCGTCAGCCGGTGGTGGAGTACCGCAGCCGCCGGGCCGAGAACCAGTCCGGTCGCACCCTGTAA